In Candidatus Binatia bacterium, one genomic interval encodes:
- the nadD gene encoding nicotinate-nucleotide adenylyltransferase — protein sequence MKIGLFGGTFDPIHWGHLRSAEEVREAFRLDRILFIPSSIPPHKERKDASDAGDRLAMTRLATASHPDFAVSDVEIARPGKSYSIDTLRHFAGKLGRNDALYFILGMDAFREIGSWKDFQELFSLSHFITTSRPKCKDLRALGDIPVAARKSFCYDSKTNSYRHKSGTRLHFFKLTDIAISASEIRAQVKAGKSIRYLVPPEVESYIKRRGLYRRARRRKNGFGGNRLVG from the coding sequence ATGAAGATCGGTCTCTTCGGCGGCACGTTTGACCCGATCCACTGGGGCCATCTGCGCAGCGCGGAGGAAGTCCGCGAAGCCTTTCGCCTCGACCGGATTCTCTTCATTCCCTCGTCGATTCCGCCGCACAAGGAAAGGAAAGACGCCAGCGATGCGGGCGATCGACTTGCGATGACGCGGCTTGCGACCGCGAGTCATCCCGACTTTGCCGTCTCCGACGTGGAGATCGCGCGTCCGGGAAAATCCTACTCCATCGATACGCTGCGTCATTTTGCCGGCAAGCTCGGGCGGAACGACGCGCTTTATTTTATCCTCGGTATGGACGCTTTTCGTGAGATCGGCTCGTGGAAGGATTTTCAGGAGCTTTTTTCTCTCAGCCATTTCATCACCACGTCGCGGCCGAAATGCAAGGACTTGCGCGCGCTCGGCGATATTCCCGTTGCCGCGCGAAAATCGTTTTGTTATGATTCGAAAACAAACTCCTATCGGCACAAGAGCGGCACACGGCTTCATTTTTTTAAATTGACCGACATCGCTATTTCAGCTTCCGAGATTCGGGCCCAAGTGAAGGCGGGAAAATCCATCCGCTATCTGGTCCCGCCGGAGGTTGAGAGCTATATTAAGCGAAGAGGGCTCTATCGGCGCGCGAGGAGGCGCAAGAACGGATTTGGCGGAAATCGGCTCGTGGGATAA
- the rsfS gene encoding ribosome silencing factor, with product MAEIGSWDKALLASRFALEKKAYDLVLMEVRDLTSIADYFIVCSGRSDRQVQSIAQGIEDSLRGMGVRPHSVEGAGRGQWVLMDFSDVIVHIFYEPVREFYDLEALWADAPRVDLPEPYATLVNQFRIRGEQHPS from the coding sequence TTGGCGGAAATCGGCTCGTGGGATAAGGCGCTGCTCGCCAGCCGCTTCGCGCTGGAGAAGAAGGCCTACGATCTGGTGTTGATGGAGGTCCGCGACCTCACCTCCATCGCCGATTATTTCATCGTTTGCTCCGGCCGCTCGGACCGGCAGGTGCAGAGCATCGCGCAGGGGATCGAGGACAGTCTGCGCGGCATGGGCGTGCGTCCTCACTCGGTCGAGGGTGCGGGACGGGGACAGTGGGTTTTGATGGATTTTTCCGATGTCATCGTGCATATCTTCTATGAGCCGGTGCGCGAGTTTTACGATCTGGAAGCGCTTTGGGCCGACGCTCCCCGCGTGGACCTGCCCGAGCCTTACGCGACTCTCGTGAATCAATTTCGCATCCGGGGCGAGCAACATCCGTCGTAG